Proteins co-encoded in one Campylobacter concisus genomic window:
- the leuS gene encoding leucine--tRNA ligase, with protein sequence MAEKRKYEPLKIEKKWQEIWDKNEEFEPKDDLSLPKKYILSMFPYPSGRIHMGHVRNYSIGDALARSYRKSGYNVLHPIGFDSFGMPAENAAIKHKIHPKIWTYENIDYMKKELASLGFSFSKKRILATSDPLYTKWEQSFFIKMFEKGLVYRKNAIINWCEYDQTVLANEQVEDGKCWRCGNEVVQKELPGYYFNITKYASELLDDLKLLEGKWPNQVITMQENWIGRSYGLEFKFYLDEASKEALDGKIDSFEVFTTRADTIYGVSYTALAPEHPIVKALLESDKIDENKKTKIKTILNQSPRERQASEKDGEFLGIYVVHPLTNEKIPVWVANFILADYGSGAIMAVPAHDQRDFEFASKFNLPIKPVVKPLEGESDGSKAYSEYGISINSELINGLTSEEAKNFIIEKFEKDGLGKRITNYKLRDWGISRQRYWGAPIPVVHCKCCGVVPEKEENLPIALPEDVEITGEGNPLDKHPTWKFTKCPKCGQDAIRETDTMDTFVESSWYFARFASDEKTWEQKALDEKSVNYWMNVDQYIGGIEHAILHLLYARFFQKVLRDLGYLRDDEPFENLLTQGMVLKDGKKMSKSKGNVVDPDDIINKYGADTARLFILFAAPPQKELEWNDSAVEGAFRFLNRLWEKAQTIKKIDKLPEIDHESLNKDEKFARLKIYEALKKSTEVFGDTFAFNTLIAACMEALNAINAQDNEDVNAEGFFIILNLIEPIVPHIANELSEELFGRKNFTKIAVKEEVFVKDSIALAVTVNGKKRAEFEVAASESEGEILKLAKQNVAKWLEGKEILKEIYIKGKLVNFVIKG encoded by the coding sequence ATGGCTGAAAAGAGAAAATATGAGCCTTTAAAGATAGAAAAAAAATGGCAAGAAATTTGGGATAAAAATGAAGAATTTGAACCAAAAGATGACCTAAGCTTGCCAAAAAAATATATCCTAAGTATGTTTCCTTATCCAAGCGGACGCATACATATGGGGCATGTGAGAAACTACTCTATCGGCGATGCGCTGGCTAGGTCATATAGAAAAAGCGGATATAATGTGCTTCATCCTATCGGCTTTGATAGCTTTGGTATGCCAGCTGAAAACGCAGCCATAAAACATAAAATTCACCCTAAAATTTGGACTTACGAAAACATCGACTATATGAAAAAAGAGCTTGCAAGTCTTGGCTTTTCGTTTTCTAAAAAGAGAATTTTAGCCACGTCTGATCCACTTTACACTAAGTGGGAGCAAAGCTTTTTTATAAAGATGTTTGAAAAAGGGCTTGTTTATAGAAAAAATGCAATTATAAATTGGTGCGAATACGATCAAACCGTACTTGCAAACGAGCAGGTGGAGGATGGCAAATGCTGGAGATGTGGTAATGAAGTGGTGCAAAAAGAGCTTCCAGGATATTACTTTAACATCACAAAATACGCTAGTGAGCTACTTGATGATCTGAAGCTTCTTGAAGGTAAATGGCCAAATCAAGTAATCACAATGCAAGAAAACTGGATCGGCAGAAGCTACGGCTTGGAGTTTAAATTTTATCTTGATGAAGCTTCAAAAGAGGCTTTAGATGGTAAAATTGATAGCTTTGAAGTGTTTACTACAAGAGCTGATACGATTTACGGCGTTAGCTACACAGCCCTTGCACCTGAGCATCCTATCGTAAAAGCATTGCTTGAGAGTGATAAAATTGATGAAAATAAAAAGACAAAGATAAAAACAATCCTAAATCAAAGCCCAAGAGAGCGTCAAGCGAGCGAAAAAGACGGAGAATTTTTAGGAATTTATGTCGTTCATCCACTCACAAATGAAAAGATCCCAGTTTGGGTTGCAAATTTCATCCTAGCTGACTACGGCAGTGGCGCTATCATGGCTGTGCCTGCGCACGATCAAAGAGACTTCGAGTTTGCAAGTAAATTTAATCTTCCTATAAAACCAGTCGTAAAGCCACTCGAGGGTGAAAGTGATGGCTCAAAAGCATATTCTGAGTATGGAATTTCTATAAATTCTGAGCTTATAAATGGACTTACTTCTGAAGAAGCTAAAAATTTCATAATAGAAAAATTTGAAAAAGATGGTTTGGGCAAAAGGATCACAAACTACAAATTAAGAGACTGGGGAATTTCTCGTCAAAGATATTGGGGTGCGCCAATACCAGTAGTGCACTGCAAATGCTGCGGCGTAGTGCCTGAAAAAGAGGAAAATTTGCCTATCGCGCTACCTGAAGATGTCGAGATCACAGGCGAGGGCAATCCTTTAGATAAACATCCAACTTGGAAATTTACAAAGTGTCCAAAATGCGGACAGGATGCGATCAGAGAGACTGATACGATGGATACGTTTGTGGAGAGTAGCTGGTATTTTGCTAGATTTGCAAGCGATGAGAAGACGTGGGAGCAAAAAGCGCTTGATGAAAAGAGCGTGAATTACTGGATGAATGTAGATCAGTATATCGGCGGTATCGAGCATGCGATCTTGCACCTTTTATACGCTAGATTTTTTCAAAAGGTCTTAAGAGATCTAGGCTATCTAAGAGATGATGAGCCGTTTGAAAATTTACTAACTCAAGGCATGGTCTTAAAAGATGGCAAAAAGATGAGCAAAAGTAAGGGCAATGTCGTAGATCCTGACGATATTATCAATAAATATGGCGCCGATACGGCAAGGCTCTTTATCCTTTTTGCAGCGCCTCCTCAAAAAGAGCTTGAGTGGAATGACAGCGCAGTTGAAGGCGCGTTTAGGTTTTTAAATAGGCTTTGGGAGAAGGCACAAACTATTAAAAAGATAGATAAATTGCCTGAGATAGACCATGAAAGCTTAAACAAAGATGAGAAATTTGCAAGGCTAAAAATTTATGAAGCGCTTAAAAAATCAACTGAGGTCTTTGGTGATACATTTGCTTTTAACACGCTAATCGCTGCTTGCATGGAGGCGCTAAACGCCATAAATGCACAAGATAACGAAGATGTAAATGCTGAGGGCTTTTTTATCATCTTAAATTTAATTGAGCCTATCGTACCGCATATCGCAAATGAGCTTAGCGAAGAGCTTTTTGGCAGAAAAAATTTCACAAAGATAGCCGTAAAAGAAGAGGTTTTTGTAAAAGATAGCATCGCTCTTGCAGTTACGGTAAATGGCAAAAAAAGGGCTGAGTTTGAAGTGGCAGCAAGCGAGAGCGAGGGTGAAATTTTAAAACTAGCTAAGCAAAACGTAGCTAAATGGCTTGAAGGAAAAGAAATTTTAAAAGAGATTTATATAAAAGGCAAATTAGTAAATTTTGTCATTAAAGGATAA
- a CDS encoding DUF6394 family protein, with protein sequence MNWGKVIYIFFALMSLTTTAEFLYDKNEIALFVAASINLVSTLLKIGVKNLLSAELFASSLVADLHLIPAFVILQVSENITLSYSLAIGAVIANIFSLALVLIESSKAQEEF encoded by the coding sequence ATGAACTGGGGAAAAGTTATCTACATATTTTTTGCATTGATGAGTCTTACGACTACGGCAGAATTTTTATATGATAAAAACGAGATTGCCCTTTTTGTGGCAGCTAGTATAAATTTGGTTTCAACGCTACTTAAGATCGGTGTTAAAAATTTACTCTCAGCTGAGCTTTTTGCAAGCTCGCTGGTTGCTGATTTACACCTTATACCAGCTTTTGTTATTTTGCAAGTCTCTGAAAATATAACACTTAGCTATTCGTTAGCTATCGGTGCAGTCATCGCAAATATATTTTCACTAGCCTTGGTTTTAATAGAATCAAGCAAAGCTCAAGAAGAATTTTAG
- the secF gene encoding protein translocase subunit SecF, whose product MQIFTKAKVYDFMRFRFASLAFSIFLFVGSIVLLATKGLNYGIDFSGGTLIQLKYDTKAPLDKIRDAFGTNEVLKNASVTEFGSEDEAVIRFSGSSSNLTGDIGTEIKQILKDTGNFEVRRVDIVGPKVGDELREKGLMALGISLIGILIYITFRFEWRFALAAIATEIHDIVITVGAISLFDIDVNLDTLAAVLTVLGYSLNDTIIIFDRIREGIKESKRTDIEGVINESVSATLSRTILTSATTMMTVLVLFLFGGDMIHGFSFILIVGIVIGTISSIYISSPFLIWFKFSIEHFRSRETEKQKIKKEREKERAMFEKGVV is encoded by the coding sequence ATGCAAATTTTTACTAAAGCAAAAGTTTATGATTTTATGCGTTTTAGATTTGCTTCACTAGCATTTTCTATATTTTTATTTGTTGGCTCTATTGTTTTACTTGCTACAAAGGGGTTAAACTACGGCATTGATTTCTCTGGTGGTACGCTTATTCAGCTAAAATACGACACCAAAGCGCCACTTGATAAAATCCGCGACGCTTTTGGCACAAATGAAGTGCTTAAAAACGCCTCTGTTACTGAGTTTGGAAGTGAAGATGAGGCTGTTATTAGATTTTCAGGTTCAAGCTCAAATTTAACTGGTGACATCGGCACTGAGATAAAGCAAATTTTAAAAGATACTGGAAATTTTGAAGTAAGACGTGTTGATATCGTTGGACCAAAAGTTGGTGATGAGCTTAGAGAAAAAGGTTTGATGGCTCTTGGAATTTCACTAATTGGTATATTAATCTACATCACATTTAGATTTGAGTGGCGTTTTGCGCTAGCTGCGATTGCAACTGAAATTCATGATATCGTTATAACTGTTGGTGCTATTTCGCTATTTGATATCGATGTAAATTTGGACACGCTAGCGGCTGTTTTAACGGTGCTTGGCTACTCTCTAAATGATACGATTATTATCTTTGATAGGATCAGAGAGGGTATCAAAGAGAGCAAGCGAACTGATATTGAAGGTGTTATAAATGAGTCAGTTTCTGCTACGCTTTCAAGAACTATCTTAACTTCAGCAACTACGATGATGACAGTTCTTGTGTTATTTTTATTTGGTGGAGATATGATACATGGATTTTCATTTATTCTTATCGTTGGTATTGTCATAGGAACGATCAGTTCGATCTACATCTCTTCGCCGTTTCTTATCTGGTTTAAATTTAGCATCGAGCATTTTAGAAGTAGAGAAACTGAAAAGCAAAAGATAAAAAAAGAGCGCGAAAAAGAGCGTGCTATGTTTGAGAAAGGCGTTGTGTAA
- the secD gene encoding protein translocase subunit SecD produces MRNARVTYRLVILILALIFGFGFSVPSFFQTQNGAKISLGLDLQGGLHMLLGVETSEAIHSKIKSIAGSINYYAKKEDVLIDKFKIKEENIDFTLLDGDEAPKVDKALAEIKGLDIKKDGLNYSISLTEQERTDTIEYAISQAVETIRNRLDQFGLAEPTVARQGKDNILVELPGIKTEEDEQRARDLIAKAAHLQLMAVDDKRQDQANTMSEAEAESYGDVIFKDAKNDRVKYVVKNIPVLDGSMLTDAKVAFSQQNNLPIINFTLNSEGARIFGDFTGANVGKRLAIVLDGKVYSAPVINERIGGGSGQISGGFTLDEAHDVAIALRSGALLAPVKMLEKRSVGPSLGQESINQSMVALAAGSILVVLFMLVYYGISGIFANIALVADVVILVAVMALFGATLTLPGMAGIVLTIGMAVDANVIINERIRELLREGVAIRTAVQKGYEHAMSAIIDSNLTTIITVAVLYAYGTGPVKGFAVTMAIGIMASMLTAILGTHGMFDAAMDKIEKSGNTKLWFGYKRS; encoded by the coding sequence ATGCGTAACGCAAGAGTCACATATAGGCTAGTTATCTTAATATTAGCCTTGATTTTTGGTTTTGGCTTTTCGGTGCCATCTTTTTTTCAAACTCAAAATGGGGCTAAAATTTCACTTGGCCTTGATCTTCAAGGCGGCCTTCATATGCTGCTTGGTGTTGAAACGAGCGAAGCTATTCACTCAAAAATAAAATCAATAGCCGGAAGTATAAATTATTATGCTAAAAAAGAAGATGTGTTAATTGATAAATTTAAGATTAAAGAAGAGAACATTGACTTTACTCTCCTTGATGGCGACGAGGCTCCAAAAGTAGATAAAGCACTAGCCGAGATAAAGGGGCTTGATATTAAAAAAGATGGTTTAAATTACAGCATATCTTTAACCGAGCAAGAAAGAACGGATACGATCGAGTATGCGATCTCGCAAGCTGTTGAAACTATTAGAAATAGACTCGATCAGTTTGGTCTAGCTGAGCCAACTGTTGCCAGACAAGGCAAAGACAATATCCTAGTTGAGCTTCCTGGTATAAAGACTGAAGAGGATGAGCAAAGAGCAAGAGATCTTATCGCAAAGGCTGCTCACTTACAGCTTATGGCAGTTGATGATAAAAGGCAAGATCAGGCTAATACGATGAGCGAGGCTGAAGCTGAAAGCTACGGCGATGTGATCTTTAAAGATGCTAAAAATGACCGCGTGAAATATGTCGTTAAAAATATCCCAGTGCTTGACGGCTCGATGCTAACTGACGCAAAGGTTGCATTTTCTCAGCAAAATAACTTGCCTATTATAAATTTCACTCTTAACTCAGAAGGCGCTAGAATTTTTGGTGATTTTACTGGCGCAAATGTTGGCAAAAGACTTGCTATCGTGCTTGATGGCAAGGTCTATTCAGCTCCTGTTATAAATGAAAGAATAGGTGGTGGCAGCGGTCAGATTAGTGGCGGCTTTACCCTTGATGAGGCTCACGACGTAGCGATCGCTCTTAGAAGCGGTGCACTTTTAGCTCCTGTTAAGATGCTGGAAAAAAGAAGTGTCGGTCCATCTTTAGGACAAGAGAGTATCAATCAAAGCATGGTAGCACTTGCTGCCGGATCTATCTTAGTCGTACTATTTATGCTAGTTTATTATGGAATTTCTGGAATTTTTGCAAATATCGCACTAGTTGCCGACGTCGTTATATTGGTAGCTGTTATGGCGCTTTTTGGAGCAACACTTACACTTCCTGGTATGGCTGGTATCGTGCTAACGATCGGTATGGCTGTTGATGCAAACGTCATCATAAATGAACGTATACGTGAGCTTTTGCGTGAAGGTGTAGCGATAAGGACAGCTGTGCAAAAGGGCTATGAGCACGCTATGAGCGCGATTATTGACTCAAACTTAACTACTATCATTACAGTTGCGGTGCTTTACGCTTATGGCACTGGCCCAGTTAAAGGCTTTGCAGTAACAATGGCGATAGGTATCATGGCTTCGATGCTAACAGCTATACTTGGTACTCATGGCATGTTTGATGCTGCTATGGATAAGATAGAAAAAAGTGGAAATACCAAACTTTGGTTTGGTTATAAAAGGAGCTAA
- the yajC gene encoding preprotein translocase subunit YajC, with product MQNADFLTSLLPLVVLFAIFYFLVIRPQQKQQKAHAAMLAALDKGDKIITNGGLICEVIKAENDFIKVKLNDDVIVRIAREFVAKKIEDK from the coding sequence ATGCAAAACGCTGATTTTTTAACATCATTACTACCTCTTGTTGTGCTTTTCGCCATATTTTACTTTTTGGTTATTAGACCTCAACAAAAACAACAAAAAGCCCATGCAGCAATGCTCGCAGCTCTTGATAAAGGTGATAAGATAATAACTAATGGCGGACTTATCTGCGAAGTGATTAAAGCCGAAAATGATTTTATCAAAGTTAAACTTAACGATGATGTAATCGTTCGTATAGCTCGCGAGTTTGTAGCTAAAAAGATCGAAGATAAATAA
- a CDS encoding apolipoprotein N-acyltransferase: protein MLKNQRFAWISLFVRFLNGHFSTKIIIKAFVGAFLLSNFIFLSLFENLLLNFISPFLTLTGIYIIINLSRAGFFAAGFFTGILWFYWISFSFIYYDLIWLIPFVILFVAIVYGFMFWVASFPSFVVLRAVLLFLVSYVHPFGFNWFNLEATLALGAFEPNIRGLIFIFLAAISLGLKGKILKFILAFICLIAALQFKSNEAKTLPFDMELVNTNVAQRVRWDKSLRMKFTNENLDLINSAIAEQKRLIVLPESAFPLFMTNEPLLVDELKELSKQITIVAGALAYENKQIYNSAFLFQDGNLRRMDKKFLVPFGEEIPLPNFMQDAVNKLFFGGASDFKMAENFSDYEIDGVKIRNAICYEATKEELYKGEFDVVVAITNNGWFVPSSEPVLQRLLIKHLATKYNKAVYHSVNGSKSEIIKPKKVFWDEF from the coding sequence ATGTTAAAAAATCAGCGTTTTGCATGGATTTCCTTATTTGTAAGATTTTTAAATGGGCATTTTAGCACTAAAATTATAATAAAAGCCTTTGTCGGTGCTTTTTTGCTTTCCAACTTTATTTTTTTAAGCCTCTTCGAAAATTTACTCTTAAATTTCATCTCACCGTTTCTAACTTTGACTGGAATTTACATCATCATAAATTTAAGCAGAGCTGGTTTTTTTGCGGCTGGATTTTTCACAGGAATTTTGTGGTTTTATTGGATCAGCTTTAGTTTTATCTACTATGATTTGATCTGGCTTATACCATTTGTCATCCTCTTTGTAGCCATTGTTTACGGATTTATGTTTTGGGTGGCTTCTTTTCCCAGTTTTGTCGTGCTAAGAGCTGTTTTACTATTTTTAGTAAGTTACGTTCATCCATTTGGCTTTAACTGGTTTAATCTTGAAGCAACGCTTGCTTTAGGTGCTTTTGAGCCAAATATTAGAGGGCTTATATTTATATTTTTAGCAGCCATTTCTTTGGGTTTAAAAGGTAAAATTTTAAAATTTATCCTAGCTTTTATCTGCCTCATCGCCGCTTTGCAGTTTAAAAGTAACGAGGCGAAAACTCTACCATTTGACATGGAGCTAGTAAATACTAATGTCGCCCAAAGGGTGCGCTGGGATAAAAGCTTGCGCATGAAATTTACAAATGAAAATTTAGACTTGATAAATAGCGCCATAGCCGAGCAAAAACGCCTTATCGTGCTGCCAGAGAGCGCGTTTCCATTATTTATGACAAATGAGCCACTACTTGTCGATGAGCTAAAAGAGCTTTCAAAACAGATAACTATCGTAGCTGGCGCGCTTGCTTATGAAAATAAGCAAATTTACAACTCCGCCTTTTTGTTTCAAGATGGCAATCTTAGGCGAATGGATAAGAAATTTTTAGTACCATTTGGAGAAGAAATTCCTCTGCCAAATTTTATGCAAGATGCAGTAAATAAGCTATTTTTTGGCGGAGCTAGTGACTTTAAAATGGCTGAAAATTTTAGCGACTATGAAATAGACGGAGTAAAAATTAGAAACGCTATCTGCTATGAAGCGACAAAAGAGGAGCTTTATAAGGGCGAATTTGACGTGGTCGTAGCTATCACAAACAATGGCTGGTTTGTGCCAAGTAGCGAACCTGTGCTTCAAAGGCTGCTTATAAAACACCTTGCTACAAAATATAATAAAGCAGTCTATCACAGCGTAAATGGCTCAAAAAGCGAGATCATAAAACCTAAAAAAGTATTTTGGGATGAGTTTTAG
- the metK gene encoding methionine adenosyltransferase yields MYLFTSEVVSPGHPDKCADIIADSIVDTILTQDPNGRVASEVFVAGKNIVIGGEINSKVKLSYKDYEKIVKDALAHIGYDGKSNFTKEQCLHPDDIEVKVCLNQQSPDINQGVDQSSGEIGAGDQGIMFGFASCEAKEFMPAAITYARMLCEKVYKFAKANPDKLGVDIKTQVTIDYGSKDNFENCKPQSIHTIVVSAPCVESMKIEELRALIQKLIDETGLPKELYNKEKTIIYINPTGRYVNHSSLHDSGLTGRKLIVDSFGGYSPIGGGAQSSKDYTKVDRSGLYAARWIAKNIVAAGLAKKCIVQISYAIGVAKPTSVSVDTMGTHANGVNDDMLSNFVSEHFSLTPRWITNKFGLDKPSKETFLYAKVAAKGQVGNAKYPWEKLDAVDTFKALLKK; encoded by the coding sequence ATGTATCTATTTACCTCTGAAGTTGTAAGTCCAGGTCATCCAGATAAATGTGCTGATATAATCGCTGATAGCATAGTGGATACTATTTTGACACAAGATCCAAATGGTCGTGTTGCAAGCGAAGTTTTTGTGGCTGGAAAAAACATAGTAATAGGCGGAGAGATAAACTCAAAGGTAAAACTCTCATATAAGGACTACGAAAAGATCGTGAAAGACGCTCTTGCGCATATCGGATATGATGGAAAGAGCAACTTTACAAAAGAGCAGTGCTTGCACCCAGATGATATCGAGGTCAAAGTCTGCCTAAATCAACAAAGCCCAGATATAAATCAAGGTGTTGATCAAAGTAGTGGTGAGATCGGAGCAGGCGATCAAGGTATTATGTTTGGTTTTGCAAGCTGCGAAGCAAAAGAATTTATGCCAGCAGCTATAACTTACGCAAGAATGCTTTGTGAAAAAGTATATAAATTTGCCAAAGCAAACCCTGATAAGCTTGGCGTTGATATTAAAACGCAAGTTACGATTGATTACGGTAGCAAAGACAACTTTGAAAACTGCAAACCTCAAAGTATCCACACTATCGTCGTTTCTGCCCCTTGCGTGGAGAGCATGAAGATAGAAGAGCTTCGCGCACTAATACAAAAATTAATAGACGAAACTGGCCTTCCAAAAGAGCTATATAATAAAGAAAAAACGATCATCTATATAAACCCAACAGGCAGATATGTAAATCACAGCTCACTTCACGATAGCGGCCTAACAGGTAGAAAACTAATCGTTGATAGCTTTGGTGGATATAGTCCAATAGGCGGCGGTGCTCAGTCAAGTAAGGACTACACAAAGGTTGATCGCAGCGGACTTTATGCGGCGCGCTGGATAGCTAAAAATATCGTCGCAGCTGGACTTGCTAAAAAATGTATCGTCCAGATAAGCTACGCGATCGGTGTTGCAAAGCCAACTTCAGTTAGCGTTGATACCATGGGAACTCATGCAAATGGCGTAAATGACGATATGCTTTCAAATTTTGTAAGCGAGCATTTTTCTCTGACACCTCGCTGGATAACAAATAAATTTGGTCTTGATAAACCAAGTAAAGAGACCTTTTTATACGCAAAAGTAGCTGCAAAAGGTCAAGTGGGAAATGCAAAATACCCTTGGGAAAAGCTTGATGCGGTTGATACTTTCAAGGCTTTACTAAAAAAATAA
- the sstT gene encoding serine/threonine transporter SstT, protein MNMLKNIARRYADGNLIVQILVGIILGALVGFYTHYEVAPYNKISAKIQTIQNESGLSVDEVIKTRLSQDEAKQLNEAKEKASSADSIAASASVLGDLFKGALKAIAPILVFVLVATSIILRDFGHTKGMQKIITLYLIGTFLAAVVAVIASFLFPVELSLKGLASADMSAPQGITNVLKDLIYKMVENPINALANGNYIGIITWAVGSGIALRNSTAETKKVFKDISDGVTHIVKFIIRLAPFGIFGMVAISIHETGFEVLAGYLKLILVLVGAMLVVAFIIYPAMVFVLTRKNPYPLVMICLKESAISAFFTRSSAANIPVNMALCKKLGLKEELYSISIPLGATINMGGAAVTISILALTAVNSIPSITVTFGDALLLCFISALGACGASGVAGGSLLLVPLACGLFGISNDIAMQFVTVGFTIGVIQDSVETALNSSSDVLFTAVASETSN, encoded by the coding sequence ATGAATATGCTTAAAAACATAGCAAGAAGATACGCCGATGGAAATTTGATAGTTCAAATTTTGGTTGGTATCATCCTAGGTGCCCTAGTTGGCTTTTACACACACTATGAAGTAGCTCCTTATAACAAGATCTCAGCTAAAATTCAAACTATTCAAAACGAAAGTGGTTTGAGCGTAGATGAAGTTATAAAAACTCGCCTTAGTCAAGATGAAGCCAAGCAGCTAAATGAAGCCAAAGAAAAAGCTAGTTCAGCCGATTCTATCGCAGCTTCAGCTTCAGTTTTAGGCGATTTATTCAAAGGTGCTTTAAAAGCTATCGCACCAATTCTTGTCTTTGTTTTAGTGGCAACATCCATCATTTTAAGAGATTTTGGTCATACAAAAGGTATGCAAAAGATCATTACACTCTATCTAATTGGTACGTTTTTAGCAGCCGTTGTTGCAGTTATTGCTAGTTTCTTATTCCCAGTGGAGCTTTCTTTAAAAGGTCTTGCAAGTGCTGATATGTCAGCACCTCAAGGAATTACCAATGTCTTAAAAGATCTCATTTATAAAATGGTCGAAAATCCGATAAACGCCCTTGCAAATGGTAACTATATAGGCATCATCACCTGGGCAGTTGGTAGCGGTATAGCACTTAGAAATTCCACAGCTGAGACCAAAAAAGTATTTAAAGACATAAGCGATGGCGTGACTCATATCGTTAAATTTATCATTAGACTAGCTCCATTTGGTATTTTTGGCATGGTAGCTATTAGCATTCATGAAACTGGATTTGAGGTACTTGCAGGATATCTAAAACTAATTTTAGTTCTTGTTGGGGCAATGCTTGTTGTCGCATTTATCATCTACCCAGCCATGGTTTTTGTATTAACTAGAAAAAATCCTTATCCACTTGTCATGATCTGCCTAAAAGAGAGCGCTATTTCAGCATTTTTTACAAGAAGCTCGGCCGCAAATATCCCTGTAAATATGGCACTTTGCAAAAAGCTTGGTCTAAAAGAGGAGCTTTACTCGATCTCGATCCCACTTGGAGCTACCATAAACATGGGCGGTGCGGCAGTTACCATTAGTATCCTAGCGCTTACTGCGGTAAATTCTATCCCATCTATCACAGTTACATTTGGCGATGCGCTACTTCTTTGCTTTATCTCAGCTCTTGGTGCGTGTGGTGCTTCGGGCGTGGCTGGTGGCTCACTTCTTTTAGTGCCATTAGCGTGCGGTCTTTTTGGTATCAGCAATGACATAGCAATGCAGTTTGTAACAGTTGGCTTTACTATTGGTGTTATCCAAGACTCAGTTGAAACCGCGTTAAATAGCTCATCTGATGTACTTTTTACAGCAGTAGCTTCAGAGACTTCAAACTAA